A single window of Candidatus Auribacterota bacterium DNA harbors:
- the rpmI gene encoding 50S ribosomal protein L35, translating to MPKLKTSRSAAKRFKITKSGKVRKKQAGVSHILTKKSRNRKRRLRGTNILSATETRMVKRALPYG from the coding sequence ATGCCAAAACTGAAGACAAGCCGCTCGGCAGCGAAACGGTTCAAGATAACAAAGAGCGGAAAGGTTAGGAAAAAACAGGCGGGCGTCAGCCATATCCTCACGAAAAAGAGCCGCAATCGAAAGAGGAGGCTCAGGGGCACGAACATCCTGAGCGCCACGGAGACGAGGATGGTGAAGAGGGCTCTGCCGTACGGTTGA
- the rplT gene encoding 50S ribosomal protein L20: MVKVAKAPASRERRRRILKRAKGYRSARGSLIRLATEAVERGLAYSYRDRKVRKRDFRSLWIIRIGAACKAEGFSYSRFIDGLKKAKVNLNRKILADLAVRDRAVFQELVNVARKQG; encoded by the coding sequence TTGGTTAAGGTAGCTAAGGCCCCGGCTTCACGAGAGAGGCGAAGGAGGATTCTCAAGCGGGCGAAGGGATACCGGAGTGCGCGCGGGAGTCTGATCCGTCTGGCGACGGAAGCCGTGGAGCGTGGGCTCGCATATTCATACCGTGACCGCAAGGTGAGGAAGAGGGATTTCCGGAGCCTGTGGATTATACGCATTGGAGCGGCGTGCAAGGCTGAGGGGTTTTCATATTCGCGATTCATTGATGGATTGAAGAAGGCCAAGGTCAATCTCAACCGGAAGATCCTTGCCGACCTGGCGGTGCGCGACAGAGCGGTATTCCAGGAGCTGGTGAATGTGGCGAGGAAGCAGGGATAA
- the pheS gene encoding phenylalanine--tRNA ligase subunit alpha, whose protein sequence is MRDKIESLRAEARGLIEECSSLELLDTLRVRFLGRKGELTAMLRGLGMLPAEQRPLLGQAINSLKNDIRAKIDSRRIFLRQKQEKQEFAKGIVDVTLPGLPQIRGAKHPISLVMSRLTDIFTGLGFVVEEGPEAETDYYNFSALNFPPEHPAKDMQATLYITDELLMRTHTSPVQIRVMQRQKPPLRCIMPGRVYRCDSDVSHSPVFHQVEGLLVGEGVTFGELKGVLAFFAQKMFGAGTRMRFRPSFFPFTEPSAEIDISCVICSGKGCRVCKETGWVEILGAGMVHPAVFEAVGYDPERYIGYAFGMGVERIAMLKYRIDDIRLFFENDVRFLQQFK, encoded by the coding sequence ATGAGAGATAAAATAGAGTCTCTGCGCGCTGAGGCACGTGGCCTGATCGAGGAATGCTCCTCGCTCGAACTGCTTGACACATTGCGGGTGAGGTTTCTCGGGCGGAAGGGTGAGCTCACCGCCATGCTCCGCGGCCTGGGGATGTTGCCGGCCGAGCAGCGCCCCTTGCTCGGCCAGGCAATCAATAGTCTTAAGAATGACATCCGGGCCAAGATTGACTCCCGCCGCATCTTTCTCCGGCAGAAACAGGAAAAGCAGGAGTTCGCAAAAGGAATCGTTGATGTGACGCTCCCCGGCCTCCCGCAGATTCGCGGCGCGAAACATCCGATTTCTCTGGTGATGTCCCGACTGACGGATATATTCACCGGCCTTGGGTTTGTCGTCGAAGAAGGACCTGAGGCAGAGACAGACTATTACAATTTTAGCGCGCTCAATTTTCCTCCGGAGCATCCCGCGAAGGACATGCAGGCCACGCTCTACATCACGGATGAGCTCCTCATGCGCACGCACACTTCTCCCGTTCAGATCAGGGTCATGCAGCGCCAGAAGCCGCCGCTCCGCTGCATCATGCCGGGTCGCGTCTACCGCTGCGATAGCGATGTGTCTCATTCTCCCGTGTTCCACCAGGTCGAGGGATTGCTCGTCGGCGAGGGCGTGACCTTCGGCGAGCTCAAAGGTGTTCTGGCCTTTTTCGCGCAGAAGATGTTTGGAGCGGGAACGAGGATGCGCTTTCGACCGAGCTTCTTCCCGTTCACGGAACCCAGCGCGGAGATTGATATATCCTGTGTCATCTGCTCCGGAAAGGGCTGCAGGGTGTGCAAGGAAACCGGCTGGGTTGAGATCCTCGGGGCGGGCATGGTTCACCCCGCGGTCTTTGAAGCCGTCGGGTATGATCCCGAGCGCTACATCGGATACGCATTCGGCATGGGGGTCGAGCGTATTGCCATGCTCAAGTACCGGATCGATGATATCAGGCTGTTTTTCGAAAATGATGTGAGATTTTTGCAGCAATTCAAATGA
- the pheT gene encoding phenylalanine--tRNA ligase subunit beta, producing the protein MKVSFNWLREYVNCPLSPEELADRLTMHGLEVEAVTRLTPALKGIVVGRVLSVEPHPRADRLSVCRVSDGTSELTIVCGAKNVTAGDAAPLARVGVTLPNGTTIRQTALRGIASEGMLCSERELELGEDAEGIMILAAQSMPGQDLSEALQLNDSILDVNVTPNRPDCLSVVGVAREAAAILKKPLMLPRCRVKEKGARAASRARVSIEDGGLCPRYCARVVTNVSVGPSPFWLRNRLGAVGVRTINLIVDATNYVLMECGQPLHAFDLQKIKGGCVFVRQARRGEKITTIDGRERALDEGMLVIADSKAPLAVAGIMGGLHSEVGKETRELLLESACFKPQSIRRTSQRLNLSSESSYRFERGVDYHGLVPALDRAAQLISALGAGDPCTGVIDRRSTAWRARRVKLRIPRLNAVLGARLSKARVRADLERLGMGVREQGRVVVEVAPPAFRVDLCGEIDLVEEVARMEGYDRIIAVPPVGVVPAGGGDPRTMGREKVRDALCSLGFSEAICLSFMGLAEMDRLMWGKHEPLRRAVRLRNPVSDEFAYLRTSMLPPLMRCLSLNANRGNSDAQLFELGTVFSPREGGAPPLEMEKLALAAMGLAGIRSWCARMAEVDFFYLKGMLENMLTGAGAEISAARASLPGCHPGRSATLSRNGLPWGWIGEIHPRVAEAYGIKAPVIFAEVDPAPLYTALLGERVYRPLPRFPAVKRDIALVADEHVEAAGVIATVRRAVPGLIEAVELFDLFRGQQIPPGKKGLAVSVTLRAPEATLREEDIEAAMEKIREALREMGCEIR; encoded by the coding sequence ATGAAAGTATCTTTTAACTGGCTCAGAGAGTATGTTAATTGTCCCCTCAGCCCGGAAGAGCTGGCAGACCGCCTGACCATGCACGGTCTCGAGGTGGAAGCGGTCACCAGGCTGACGCCCGCGCTCAAGGGGATTGTCGTGGGAAGGGTCCTCAGCGTCGAGCCACACCCCCGCGCGGATCGGCTCTCGGTCTGCCGGGTGAGCGATGGAACGAGCGAGCTCACGATCGTGTGCGGGGCAAAAAACGTAACGGCGGGGGATGCCGCCCCCCTCGCGCGAGTGGGGGTTACGCTGCCCAACGGAACAACCATACGCCAGACAGCGCTCCGGGGGATCGCTTCGGAGGGCATGCTCTGCTCTGAGAGAGAACTCGAGCTGGGCGAAGACGCCGAGGGGATCATGATCCTGGCGGCACAGTCAATGCCGGGCCAGGATCTCTCTGAAGCGCTCCAGCTCAATGACAGTATTCTCGATGTCAATGTGACCCCGAACCGTCCTGACTGTCTCAGTGTGGTCGGCGTGGCGCGCGAGGCCGCGGCTATCCTGAAAAAACCGCTCATGCTGCCCCGCTGCCGGGTGAAAGAGAAGGGGGCTCGAGCGGCTTCTCGCGCGCGGGTGAGCATCGAGGATGGCGGCCTTTGCCCGCGCTACTGCGCCCGTGTCGTCACAAATGTCAGTGTCGGGCCTTCTCCCTTCTGGCTGCGTAACAGGCTGGGGGCGGTGGGAGTGAGGACGATCAATCTGATTGTGGACGCGACAAATTACGTGCTCATGGAATGCGGGCAGCCGCTGCACGCGTTTGACCTCCAGAAGATCAAGGGAGGCTGCGTCTTCGTGCGGCAGGCGCGGCGTGGAGAGAAGATCACCACGATCGACGGCAGGGAGCGCGCGCTCGACGAGGGGATGCTCGTCATCGCCGATTCAAAGGCCCCCCTCGCGGTTGCGGGTATCATGGGAGGTCTCCACAGCGAGGTTGGCAAAGAGACACGCGAGCTCCTCCTCGAGAGCGCGTGCTTCAAACCGCAATCCATACGGCGCACCTCCCAGAGGCTTAATCTCTCCAGCGAGTCGTCATACAGGTTCGAGCGTGGGGTGGATTACCACGGCCTTGTCCCTGCGCTGGACAGGGCCGCACAGCTCATCTCTGCACTGGGTGCGGGTGATCCCTGCACGGGCGTCATCGATCGCCGATCGACAGCCTGGCGCGCGAGGAGAGTGAAGCTCCGCATCCCGAGGTTGAACGCCGTCCTCGGTGCGAGGTTGTCAAAAGCGAGGGTGCGGGCCGATCTTGAACGCCTGGGCATGGGGGTGAGAGAACAGGGGAGAGTGGTGGTGGAGGTTGCGCCTCCCGCTTTTCGGGTTGACCTGTGCGGAGAGATCGACCTGGTCGAGGAAGTGGCCCGCATGGAAGGGTATGACCGGATCATCGCGGTGCCGCCGGTCGGCGTCGTGCCGGCGGGAGGGGGCGACCCCCGCACCATGGGTCGGGAAAAGGTGAGAGATGCGCTCTGCTCACTCGGTTTTTCTGAGGCGATCTGCCTCAGCTTTATGGGGCTCGCTGAGATGGATCGGCTGATGTGGGGCAAGCATGAACCGCTCCGGCGGGCGGTGAGGCTCAGGAACCCGGTGAGCGATGAGTTTGCCTATCTGAGAACCAGCATGCTCCCGCCGCTCATGCGGTGCCTGTCGCTCAACGCGAATCGCGGCAACAGCGATGCGCAACTGTTCGAACTGGGCACGGTTTTTTCCCCGCGCGAGGGTGGAGCGCCCCCCCTCGAAATGGAGAAGCTCGCGCTCGCGGCAATGGGGCTGGCCGGAATCCGATCGTGGTGCGCCCGGATGGCCGAGGTAGATTTTTTTTATCTTAAGGGAATGCTGGAAAATATGCTCACGGGAGCGGGCGCGGAGATCTCCGCAGCGCGTGCGTCGTTGCCGGGCTGCCATCCGGGCAGGTCGGCGACACTCAGTCGGAATGGCCTGCCATGGGGCTGGATCGGCGAGATCCATCCGCGCGTGGCGGAGGCGTACGGCATCAAAGCCCCTGTCATCTTCGCGGAGGTGGACCCGGCGCCCCTCTACACGGCACTCCTCGGGGAGAGGGTGTACCGACCGCTTCCGCGTTTCCCCGCCGTGAAAAGGGATATCGCGCTCGTCGCGGATGAACACGTCGAGGCAGCGGGGGTGATCGCGACCGTGAGGCGTGCCGTCCCGGGGCTCATCGAAGCCGTCGAGCTCTTCGATCTGTTCAGGGGGCAGCAGATTCCCCCGGGCAAGAAGGGGCTCGCCGTCTCCGTCACGCTGCGCGCTCCCGAGGCGACGCTGCGGGAGGAAGATATTGAAGCGGCGATGGAAAAAATCCGCGAGGCGCTGAGGGAGATGGGGTGCGAGATAAGATAA
- a CDS encoding replication-associated recombination protein A, translating into MDLFDTAAQDTAHAPLAARMRPRTLEEFEGQTHILGKGKLLSRAIESDRIGSIILWGPPGTGKTTLAEVTANATHSCFERMSAVMANVDILRRAIYSAENRLRERGEKTIIFIDEIHRFNKAQQDVLLPHVERATISLIGATTHNPCFYVNAPLLSRSLLFELRPLGREELRVIIDRALADPERGLGKTSVIVDDPAMEHILAISDGDARRALNAIERAVLTTPPGKDGSAHVTLGVAEDSVQSKAVVYDRDEDGHYDTISAFIKSMRGCDPDAALYWMAKMIHAGEDPRFIARRIIICAAEDVGNADPHALLVATAAMQAVEFVGMPEARIPLAQAAIYVACAPKSNASYSGIEKALEGVRTRPTMEVPDAIKGTGYAGAGRLGRGKGYTYAHGPQSLTGAPDLTPEPVSFYKPWASGYERVIKRRLELWRRKGKGRAEAEANAAGKRH; encoded by the coding sequence ATGGATCTATTTGATACTGCGGCACAGGACACAGCGCACGCGCCGCTCGCGGCGAGGATGCGTCCGAGAACGCTCGAGGAATTTGAGGGGCAAACACACATCCTCGGCAAAGGGAAACTCCTCTCCCGGGCGATCGAATCGGACCGTATCGGTTCCATCATCCTCTGGGGGCCGCCCGGCACAGGGAAAACCACGCTCGCGGAGGTCACCGCCAACGCGACGCACAGTTGTTTTGAGAGGATGAGCGCCGTCATGGCGAACGTGGATATCCTGCGAAGGGCCATCTACAGCGCCGAGAACCGACTGCGGGAGAGGGGAGAGAAGACCATCATTTTTATAGACGAGATCCATCGCTTCAACAAGGCGCAACAGGACGTCCTCCTCCCGCACGTCGAGAGGGCGACCATCTCCCTGATCGGTGCGACCACGCACAATCCGTGTTTCTACGTCAACGCCCCGCTGCTCTCGCGCTCGCTCCTCTTCGAGCTGCGACCACTGGGGAGGGAAGAGCTGCGCGTGATCATCGACCGCGCACTCGCCGACCCCGAGCGTGGGCTGGGAAAGACGTCGGTGATTGTTGATGATCCCGCCATGGAGCATATCCTCGCGATATCCGACGGCGACGCGCGCAGGGCGCTCAACGCGATTGAGCGGGCGGTGCTCACCACCCCCCCGGGCAAGGACGGCTCCGCTCACGTTACCCTCGGCGTGGCCGAGGACTCTGTGCAGAGCAAGGCGGTCGTCTACGACAGGGACGAGGATGGACATTACGATACGATATCGGCGTTCATCAAGAGCATGCGCGGGTGCGACCCGGACGCGGCCCTCTACTGGATGGCGAAGATGATCCACGCGGGGGAGGACCCGCGATTCATCGCCAGGCGCATCATCATCTGCGCCGCTGAGGACGTGGGCAATGCCGACCCCCATGCCCTCCTCGTGGCGACGGCCGCGATGCAGGCCGTCGAGTTTGTCGGGATGCCCGAGGCGAGGATACCGCTGGCGCAGGCCGCCATCTACGTCGCCTGCGCCCCCAAGAGCAACGCCTCGTACAGCGGCATTGAAAAAGCCCTGGAGGGGGTCCGCACCCGCCCCACGATGGAGGTGCCCGACGCAATCAAGGGAACGGGCTATGCGGGCGCCGGGCGGCTCGGGCGCGGGAAGGGCTACACGTACGCACATGGCCCCCAGAGTCTCACGGGCGCGCCGGACCTCACCCCTGAGCCCGTCTCCTTCTACAAACCCTGGGCGAGCGGATACGAGAGGGTGATCAAAAGAAGATTGGAGTTGTGGCGCAGGAAGGGGAAGGGCAGGGCTGAGGCCGAGGCGAATGCAGCAGGAAAGAGGCATTGA
- a CDS encoding 5-formyltetrahydrofolate cyclo-ligase, whose amino-acid sequence MQQERGIDEKGRIRAELLKKRDSLPPAERRQLSERIANALRGLDEFRKARRIMYYVAVRAEVETEELIRGCLARGKKVSVPCCDPASGRISAADIRDFDRDLAAGCYGIPEPIGARRETVAAADIDLFIVPGVGFDWTGVRLGWGKGYYDSFLAAADARAVKIGLAYEAQLLPLIQPRSRDVAMDKIVTEERVIDCRKMRSYIKQAK is encoded by the coding sequence ATGCAGCAGGAAAGAGGCATTGATGAAAAGGGCCGGATCCGGGCGGAGCTGTTGAAGAAGAGAGACAGCCTTCCGCCGGCCGAGCGCCGGCAGCTCAGCGAGCGGATCGCGAATGCGCTGAGGGGCCTTGACGAGTTCAGGAAGGCGCGGCGCATCATGTATTACGTGGCGGTGAGAGCTGAGGTGGAGACGGAGGAGCTGATACGGGGATGCCTCGCACGGGGAAAGAAGGTGAGCGTACCCTGCTGTGACCCCGCGAGCGGGCGCATCAGCGCGGCCGATATCAGGGATTTCGACCGTGACCTGGCTGCGGGATGCTACGGGATCCCCGAGCCCATCGGAGCGCGGAGAGAGACGGTCGCCGCGGCGGACATTGACCTCTTCATCGTCCCCGGCGTCGGCTTCGACTGGACGGGAGTGCGGCTGGGGTGGGGGAAAGGCTACTACGATTCTTTTCTCGCCGCGGCTGACGCGCGCGCGGTCAAAATCGGCCTCGCGTACGAAGCGCAGTTGCTGCCGCTCATCCAACCCCGTAGCCGCGATGTCGCCATGGACAAGATTGTCACCGAGGAGAGAGTGATCGATTGCAGGAAGATGCGGAGTTATATCAAACAGGCAAAATGA
- the rny gene encoding ribonuclease Y — MIAFLKEQFLALTILAAAAGACAGYFARRVMADKRFSDAGAQAKKILDDAEREANNKKREAEIYAKDELHKSRAEFDRETKDRRKELTGLEARVVQKEENLERKVALLEKKEQTLARLEREREAHAQAMEQKQKELDVVLEEERKRLQKVAGLSRDEAKQLLLNKLEDEIRRDAAAMARRIEEEAKETADKQAKKIISLAIQRSAADHVSEMTVTSVPLPNDEMKGRIIGREGRNIRAIEAATGVDVIIDDTPGAVALSSFDPIRKEIARITLERLIADGRIHPARIEEIVEKVKNEMEDTIRETGKQAAFDLGIHDLHPELIRLLGRLKFRSSYGQNVLQHSKEVARAMGIMAAELQHDIKLAKRIGILHDIGKAVDHEVEGAHAVIGADIAKKYGESPEVVHAIAAHHNDVEPTSIYAVLASAGDAISAARPGARSETLEAYIKRLENLEKIAMAFRGVHHAYAIQAGREIRVIVEPDKIDDDQAVLTARDITKKIQDELEYPGQVKVVVVRETRAVEYAK, encoded by the coding sequence ATGATCGCGTTCTTGAAAGAACAATTCCTTGCCCTGACCATCCTCGCCGCCGCGGCAGGAGCGTGCGCCGGTTACTTTGCCAGGCGCGTCATGGCTGACAAGAGGTTCTCGGATGCCGGTGCGCAGGCGAAGAAAATTCTCGATGATGCGGAGAGGGAGGCAAATAACAAGAAGAGGGAAGCGGAGATATACGCGAAGGACGAGCTGCACAAATCGCGCGCCGAGTTTGATCGTGAAACTAAGGACAGGCGCAAAGAGCTGACCGGCCTTGAGGCCCGCGTCGTGCAAAAAGAGGAGAACCTCGAGCGCAAGGTTGCCCTGCTGGAAAAGAAAGAGCAGACGCTCGCCAGGCTGGAGCGCGAGCGAGAGGCCCACGCGCAGGCCATGGAACAGAAACAGAAGGAGCTCGACGTCGTCCTGGAGGAGGAGAGGAAGCGGTTGCAGAAAGTGGCGGGGCTGAGCCGCGACGAGGCGAAGCAGCTGCTGCTCAACAAGCTCGAAGACGAAATCAGGCGCGACGCGGCGGCGATGGCGCGCCGCATCGAGGAGGAGGCAAAGGAAACTGCCGACAAACAGGCGAAGAAGATCATCTCACTGGCGATCCAGCGGTCCGCGGCAGACCACGTTTCAGAGATGACCGTAACGAGCGTACCCCTCCCCAACGATGAGATGAAGGGCCGGATCATCGGACGCGAGGGACGGAACATCCGCGCCATCGAGGCGGCCACCGGGGTTGATGTCATCATTGACGACACGCCGGGCGCGGTGGCGCTCTCCAGCTTCGATCCGATACGCAAAGAGATCGCCCGGATCACTCTGGAGCGGCTGATCGCGGACGGCCGGATCCACCCCGCGCGGATCGAGGAGATCGTGGAGAAGGTGAAGAATGAGATGGAGGACACCATCCGGGAGACCGGCAAGCAGGCCGCGTTTGATCTGGGCATCCACGACCTGCACCCCGAGCTCATCAGGCTGCTCGGACGGCTCAAGTTCAGGAGCAGTTACGGACAGAACGTGCTCCAGCATTCCAAAGAGGTGGCGCGCGCGATGGGGATCATGGCAGCCGAGCTCCAGCACGATATCAAGCTCGCCAAGCGTATCGGGATCCTCCATGATATCGGCAAGGCGGTTGACCATGAGGTGGAAGGGGCGCACGCGGTGATCGGGGCTGACATTGCGAAGAAATACGGTGAGTCTCCCGAGGTCGTCCACGCGATCGCGGCGCACCACAATGACGTGGAGCCCACTTCGATCTACGCGGTGCTCGCCTCCGCAGGCGATGCGATATCCGCGGCCAGGCCTGGGGCGCGGTCAGAAACGCTCGAGGCGTACATCAAGCGGCTGGAGAACCTGGAGAAAATCGCGATGGCGTTTCGGGGCGTCCACCACGCCTATGCCATCCAGGCGGGGCGTGAAATCAGGGTCATAGTCGAACCGGATAAGATCGACGACGACCAGGCCGTGCTGACCGCGCGTGATATCACCAAGAAGATTCAGGATGAGCTTGAGTATCCCGGCCAGGTCAAGGTGGTGGTCGTCAGGGAAACGCGGGCCGTGGAGTACGCCAAATAA
- a CDS encoding TIGR00282 family metallophosphoesterase codes for MITILMCGDIVGKPGRTAVRELLPVLKKRYSVDCVIANAENAAGGSGLTPDTVSELISSGVHVLTSGDHIWKNRAVYEIIGREERLLRPANYPVGVPGRGSVVITVGSGVRVGVINLLGRIFMKPAECPFAVAMRECDSIRAESPVIIVDIHAEATSEKIAMGRYLDGKVTAVAGTHTHVQTADEQILPGGTAYITDVGMTGPTVSILGREIEPVVRHFLTQMPERFDVASEGIEFQGVLIRADEHTGKAVGIERIREKLEDK; via the coding sequence ATGATTACTATCCTGATGTGCGGCGATATCGTCGGAAAGCCGGGGAGAACTGCGGTGAGGGAACTGCTCCCCGTCCTGAAAAAACGGTACTCGGTTGACTGTGTCATCGCCAACGCAGAGAACGCGGCCGGCGGGTCCGGCCTGACCCCCGACACGGTGAGCGAACTCATTTCCTCCGGAGTCCATGTGCTCACCTCGGGCGACCACATCTGGAAGAATAGAGCCGTGTACGAGATCATCGGGAGAGAGGAGCGGCTCCTGCGCCCCGCGAACTACCCCGTGGGGGTGCCGGGACGCGGGAGCGTGGTGATCACCGTCGGGAGCGGGGTGCGGGTAGGGGTGATCAACCTGCTCGGCCGCATTTTCATGAAGCCGGCTGAATGCCCATTCGCGGTCGCGATGAGGGAGTGTGACTCGATTCGAGCGGAGAGCCCCGTCATCATCGTTGATATCCACGCCGAGGCGACATCGGAAAAGATCGCCATGGGGCGTTATCTCGACGGAAAGGTGACCGCGGTGGCCGGCACGCACACGCACGTGCAGACTGCCGACGAGCAGATTCTCCCCGGCGGGACTGCGTACATCACCGACGTGGGAATGACCGGCCCCACTGTTTCAATTTTGGGGAGGGAGATCGAGCCGGTGGTCAGGCACTTTCTCACGCAGATGCCCGAGCGATTTGATGTGGCGAGTGAGGGAATCGAGTTCCAGGGCGTGCTCATACGCGCGGACGAGCATACCGGCAAAGCAGTGGGGATTGAGCGGATACGGGAGAAACTTGAAGACAAATAA
- the xseA gene encoding exodeoxyribonuclease VII large subunit has translation MSQPTGKKIYSVSELTREIKVLLEGRFPGVWVEGEISNIRKPGSGHIYFTLKDEGSQLQAVLYRSQLMRNRFDLRDGLQVIAFGDVSVYARGGRYQLTVAEIEPRGLGALQLAFEQLKQRLALEGLFAPERKKPIPLLPERIGIVTSPTGAAIRDILTVIQRRFANVRILISPARVQGETAVGEIAGAIDGFNARADVDVIIVTRGGGSLEDLWAFNEEAVARAIARSRIPVISAVGHEIDYTISDFVADLRVPTPSAAAELVIAQKSELQGKIETLASKLSSAISERIASLRNRWRLCEQSYVFQAPRTMVRQHQQLLDELESRLQRSFRHAIELIRNRLGAVGGKLESLSPLAVLARGYSVIIREKDGAVVSAAGQVARGDIVRARLHRGGFTASVREIVDTTP, from the coding sequence GTGTCTCAGCCAACAGGCAAAAAAATCTACAGTGTCAGCGAGCTCACCCGTGAGATCAAGGTGCTCCTGGAGGGGAGATTCCCCGGCGTGTGGGTTGAGGGAGAGATTTCAAACATCCGCAAACCGGGCTCGGGCCATATCTACTTCACGCTCAAGGATGAGGGGAGCCAGCTCCAGGCGGTGTTATATCGCTCCCAGCTCATGCGGAACAGATTTGATCTGCGGGACGGGCTGCAGGTGATCGCATTCGGCGACGTCTCCGTCTATGCGAGGGGGGGGCGCTACCAGCTCACCGTTGCGGAGATCGAGCCCAGGGGGCTCGGGGCGCTCCAGCTCGCCTTCGAGCAGCTCAAGCAGCGCCTGGCCCTGGAGGGCCTTTTCGCCCCGGAGAGGAAAAAGCCCATTCCCCTCCTGCCGGAACGGATAGGGATTGTCACCTCCCCCACGGGCGCTGCCATACGGGATATCCTCACGGTGATACAGCGCCGCTTCGCCAACGTGCGCATTCTCATCAGCCCGGCGCGCGTGCAGGGGGAAACGGCTGTGGGAGAGATTGCAGGCGCGATTGACGGATTCAACGCGCGCGCCGACGTGGACGTGATCATCGTCACGCGGGGGGGAGGCTCGCTGGAAGACCTCTGGGCATTCAACGAGGAAGCGGTCGCGCGGGCCATCGCCCGGTCGCGCATCCCGGTGATCTCGGCCGTCGGGCACGAGATAGATTACACCATCTCCGATTTTGTCGCCGATCTCCGGGTGCCGACCCCCTCGGCCGCCGCTGAACTGGTGATCGCCCAAAAGTCCGAATTGCAGGGAAAGATAGAAACGCTCGCCTCGAAACTCTCGTCGGCCATCAGCGAGAGGATCGCATCCCTGCGCAACCGGTGGCGCCTCTGTGAGCAGAGCTACGTGTTTCAGGCCCCGCGCACCATGGTGCGCCAGCACCAGCAGCTGCTGGACGAACTCGAGAGCAGGCTCCAGCGGTCGTTCCGCCATGCGATCGAGCTCATCCGGAACCGCCTGGGTGCGGTCGGGGGCAAGCTGGAGAGCCTCAGCCCGCTCGCGGTACTCGCGCGCGGGTACAGCGTGATCATTCGCGAGAAGGACGGTGCCGTCGTGAGCGCTGCCGGCCAGGTGGCCCGCGGCGATATCGTGCGCGCCCGCCTTCACCGCGGGGGTTTCACCGCCTCGGTGAGGGAAATAGTAGATACCACGCCGTAG
- a CDS encoding exodeoxyribonuclease VII small subunit, whose product MPKDKKLKFEDALKRLEEIVALMEDEHTPLEEALRRYEEGIGLARFCAHTLDAAEKKIEILSKGADGKITAVPFSGADTAEAADERPAPLPKRRSPAPRAEERDGKEQFLL is encoded by the coding sequence ATGCCAAAGGATAAGAAATTAAAATTCGAGGACGCGCTCAAGCGACTGGAAGAGATCGTCGCCCTGATGGAGGATGAACATACTCCGCTGGAAGAAGCGCTCCGGCGCTACGAGGAGGGGATCGGGCTCGCCCGGTTCTGCGCGCACACGCTGGACGCAGCGGAGAAGAAGATTGAGATCCTGAGCAAGGGGGCTGATGGCAAGATCACTGCCGTACCATTTTCTGGCGCAGATACCGCTGAAGCCGCTGATGAGCGCCCGGCCCCTCTCCCGAAGCGGCGTTCCCCAGCCCCCCGGGCAGAGGAGCGGGACGGGAAGGAGCAGTTCCTCCTTTAG